The genomic window CTATTCAGCATTTTGGAGAAAACATTCACGGTAATATTTTTGAATCTCTTATTGGAGCAATTTATTTAGATAAAGGCTATTCTTTTTGTGAAAAATTCATAGAGAAAAGAGTAGTAACTCCTTATGTCGATATTGCTCGATTAGAAGGAAAAGTTATAAGTTATAAAAGTCTTGTTATTGAGTGGTGTCAAAAGGAAAAAAGAGTTTTTCATTATGATATTTTTGAAGATAACGGCATAGACGGGCAGCGTTTATTTGGTGTTAAACTTAGTATTGACGACAAAGTAGTTGCAAGAGCGAGAGCAACTTCAAAAAAGAAAGCCGAAGAGAAAGCATCTCAAAGAGCTTACTTTGCGTTTCAAGAAAAAATTGACAAGAAATAGCTGCAAAAATGTTGTAAGTATCACAATGCTATAACGTTTTCGTTTATAATTTAACAAAACAACCATGTCATAACTGTTGAAGCTCCGTTTAGAAATAGTATATTTACAACTTGATTTTTCAAGACATGGCTATTCATAGATTGGATTTAGACGAATTTGACGAAATTGATTATTATTTAATGGCAATTCATACTTCATTAGAAGATTATCGATTAGCCTATTTTATCAATAAAATCCTTCCGATAAACTTAAGTAAGAGCAAAAACGAGATCCATGCTCAGACTAAGGAAGGTGAAGCAAATTTTTCCAGATTCTATTATTATGATGAAGAAAAAGCTGTTTCCTGGAATTTAATTCAGAATAAAAATGAAATCATTTCTGTGAGTACAAATGATTTTCAGAATTTGTTTTCTAATGAAACAAGTGAGGTTTCTACAACAATTCATTTACTTCCTGAATTTAAAAAAGTCGATTTTTTCCTGAAAATAGACAATAGCGAAGAGGCGCTTAATTTTTCAGAAATTCAACAAAAATTAAATACCATAGAAAGTATTGCGGCTATTTATGCTGTTGATACAGATAAAATAAAATCAAAAAACAATCTAATTTTTTAAAAAAAATGTTAACAAACAAGAAAACCAAAATTGTTGCTACACTTGGCCCGGCTTGTAGTACAAGAGAGA from Flavobacterium fluviale includes these protein-coding regions:
- the rnc gene encoding ribonuclease III; translation: MNIIKKIFSKSRSLEDGIFFDTIQKILGFQPSSIDFYKRAFTHRSSNKLDPNGHPINYERLEFLGDAMLSAVIAAHLFNKAPNGDEGYLTKMRSKIVSREHLNELGKDLNLVQFVESKVPIQHFGENIHGNIFESLIGAIYLDKGYSFCEKFIEKRVVTPYVDIARLEGKVISYKSLVIEWCQKEKRVFHYDIFEDNGIDGQRLFGVKLSIDDKVVARARATSKKKAEEKASQRAYFAFQEKIDKK
- a CDS encoding IPExxxVDY family protein; the protein is MAIHRLDLDEFDEIDYYLMAIHTSLEDYRLAYFINKILPINLSKSKNEIHAQTKEGEANFSRFYYYDEEKAVSWNLIQNKNEIISVSTNDFQNLFSNETSEVSTTIHLLPEFKKVDFFLKIDNSEEALNFSEIQQKLNTIESIAAIYAVDTDKIKSKNNLIF